A stretch of DNA from Thalassospiraceae bacterium LMO-SO8:
TTTTCCAGCAGGATGACGTCGCGCCCGGCCTGGGCCAGGGTGCGCGCGCAGGCCAGGCCCACGACGCCCGCGCCGATGACTACCGTATCAACCTGTTCGGCCATGGATGCTCCTTGGGGATTGGGATTTCTTGATCGGATTGTATACATCTGGGTTTGCCCCATAATCGATTTCCGCGCAAGTGCCCGGATGCCGCCCGCTCCACCTCAGGACCGATCCAATGAACCCCGCCGCCTTGATCGTCTCCGGCCTCGCTTTTCTCGGCCGCCACGCCACCACCATGATGGCCGTGGGCGTGTTTTCCGGCCTGGCTTTCCCCGGCGTGACGGTGCATCTGCAACCCTGGCTGACGGAAATGGTCTGGGTCCTGATGTTCGTGTCCATGGTCCATATCGACTGGGCCGACGTGAGGGGCCATATCCGCCGGCCGTTCCTTTTGGGCATCACGTTGGTCTGGATGCTGGCGGTAACACCGATCGTCACCTGGCTGCTGGTCAAGGATACGGGACTGTCGCCGGGCCTGATCGCGGCCATGGTGTTGACGGCGGCCAGCTGCCCGCTGATGTCCACGCCCGCCGTCGGGATGGTCATCGGGCTCGACGGCGCGTTCCTGCTGCTGGTGCTGATCGCCGAAACCTTCCTGGTGCCGCTGACCTTGCCCGTGGTCTCGTCGGCCCTGGTGGATATTCCCCTGTCGACGCTCGATCTCATGGGGCGGCTGGCGGCGCTGGTCGCTTCGACCTTCGCCGCCGCGGTGATCGCGCAGCGGGTTCTCGGCCGCGCGCGGATCGACGGCTGGCGCCAGCCCCTGCACGGGATATCGGTGATTTTGCTGGTCGGTTTCGCCGCCGGTCTGATGGCGGGCGTGCCGCAGGCGTTCCGCGACAATCCGGACCACGTGATTTTCGTCACGATCCTCAGCTTCGCCGTCTATGCGGGCCTTCAGCTTGCCGGGGCGGGGGTCTTCGTGGCGGTCGGGCGCGTGCTGGGCCGCGACTGGGACCGGGTCAAGGTGCTGTCGGCGTCCTTCGCGTCCGGTAACCGCAACCTCGCCATCCTGATCGCGGTTTTGCTGCCGGCCATCGACCCGGATACCATGCTTTACTTCGTGGTCGGCCAGTTCCCCATCTATCTTATGCCCGCGGTATGGCGGCAACTGGCGAAACGGCTGCTGCCTGCCTAAGTAGTAAGGCGTTGGATTTATCTGGATCATCATGTTGAAAACCAAAACATTGCGGACCGTGGCGAAGGGGCTGTTTGTGCTTCTGGTCGTCGGCGCGGCCGCCGGCATTGGAAAGCACACGGTCATGGCGGATTGGCGCACGGCCAGCCGGGAGCCCACGGGCATCGCGCCCGACCCGGCGGTGACCCGGGAAGCGATCGTTCAGGTCTATGCGGCGCGCGCCTTTTCCTGGCGCGGCATCTTCGGCGTCCATACCTGGATCGCGGCCAAGCCGACCGACGCGGCGGCGTTCACGGTCTACGAGATCATCGGCTGGCGCGCGCGCCATGGCGGATCGGCCCTGGTCATCACGGAAAAGGCGCCGGACCAGCGTTGGTTCGGGGCCGAGCCGGAAATCCTCGCGGACAAGCGGGGGGCGGGCGTCGACGACATGATCGCGCGCATCGACGCCGCCGCCCGCGCCTATCCCCATGCCAGGACCTATACGGTCTGGCCTGGGCCCAATTCCAACACCTTCACCGCCCATGTCGCCCGCGCCGTGCCGGAACTGGCCCTTGACCTGCCGCCCACGGCGATCGGCAAGGACTATCTTCCGGGTGGCGGTTTCGCCGCCAAAACGCCGAGCGGCACCGGTTATCAGTTGTCCCTGTTCGGGCTGCTGGGCGTGATGGCCGGGGTCGAGGAGGGGGTCGAGATCAATATTCTGGGCCTGACCTTCGGCATTGACCCCAAGGATCTCGCCGTCAAACTGCCCCTGGCGGGACGGCTCGGACCATCCTAAATTGCGGCCCGAGGAAATGCGCCGCCGGCGCCGTCAACAAGCCGCCAAGGGCGGGGGAAGTCAATCGACCATGAGCATCTGGGGTAAAGTCGTCGGCGGGGTTGCCGGGTTCGCCATGGGCGGCCCGCTGGGTGCGCTCATCGGCGGCATCGCGGGCCATATGTACGATCAGAAAAAGGCCGAGGAAGAGGCCCTTCTGTCCGGCGGCCATGCCGGCGCCGACGCACAGAACGAAGCCCGTCAGGTCGCCTTCACCCAGGCCGTCATCGTGCTGGCCGCCAAGATGGCGAAATCGGACGGGGCGGTGTCGAAGGACGAAATCCTCGCCTTCCGCCGCATGTTCCATGTCCCGCCCGAGGACGAGGCCGCCGTCGGCAAGCTGTTCAACGAGGCGCGCAAGGACGCCACCGGCTACGAGCCCTATGCCGAACAGATCGCCATGATGTTCGCGCGCGAGCCGGCGGTGCTGGAAGAATTGCTCGCGGCCCTGTTCCACATCGCCAAGGCCGACGGCGCCGTGCATCCCGGCGAGATGGAGTTCCTGCGCCGCACGTCCCTGATCTTCGGCTTCACGCCCCAGGGGTTCGAGCGCCTGAAGGCCATGCACCTGAACGAGCCCAAGAAGGCCGACCCTTACGAAATTCTGGGCGTGAAGCGCACGGATTCGGACGCCGACATCAAAAAGGCCTACCGCCAGCTGATCCGCGAGAACCACCCGGACAAGCTGATGGCCGACGGCATGCCCCAGGAATTCATCGACCTCGCCAACGACAAGATGGCGGCCATCAACGCGGCCTACGATCAGGTCAAGAAGGAACGCGGGCTTTAGGGTATAATTGGCGCGGGCCTTTCCAATCCCATGGGGGGAATTTCCATGCCCGAGATCGTCATCGACCCCAGCCCGAACTGCGACGAGCGCGGCCCGGGTTTCACCGTGGACATGCTGGTGCTGCACTACACCGGCATGGAAACGGCGGCGGCGGCGCTCGACCGCCTGAAAGACCCCAAGGCCGAGGTCTCGGCCCATTACCTGATCGACGAGGACGGCACGGTCCACCGCCTGGTGGACGAGAAAATGCGCGCCTGGCACGCGGGCGTCGCCCATTGGCGCGGCCGCACGGATATCAACGCGCGGTCCATCGGGATCGAACTGGTCAACCCGGGCCACGAATGGGGCTACCGCGAGTTCCCCGAGGCGCAGATCAGGGAGCTTGAGGCCGTGTGTTTCGGCGTCCTCACCCGCCATCCCATTCCGGCCCGCAACGTGGTCGGCCATTCCGACGTGGCGCCCACGCGCAAGACCGACCCGGGTGAACTGTTCCCGTGGCAACGGCTGGCCGGGAAGGGCATCGGCCTGTGGCCGGGCGAAGCGGACAATCTGATGATGGACCGGCCCGTGCTGGCCGATGCGCTTCGGGAAATCGGCTACGACGTCACGGACTTCAATGCAGCCTTGAAGGCCTTTCAGCGCCATTTCCGCCCGGACCGGGTGACGGGGCGCATCGACCCCGAGACGGCGCGGCGCATTCTGGGGCTGGTCGAGGTCCTGCGCCGGGACGAGGACGCTGTTTCCTGACCGCAAATAGGCTATAACGCCCCCGGACCAGACGGCTGGACGGCTGCCTCTTGCTACGGCGAAAGCTGCAAGGGGAGGAAAGTCCGGGCTCCACGGAAACACGGTGCCGGGTAACCCCCGGCGGGCGCGAGCCTAGGGAAAGTGCCACAGAAAGCAAACCGCCCGGCTTTCGAGCCGGGTAAGGGTGAAAGGGTGCGGTAAGAGCGCACCGCGTCCTTGGCAACAAGGACGGCACGGTAAACCCCACCGGGAGCAAAACCGAATAGGAAGGGCCGGCGGCTTCGGACCGCGGATGCGTTTCCGCATCGTCCTTCGGGTAGGTTGCGCGAGGCGGGCGGCGACGTCCGTCCCAGATGAATGGCCGTCCATCGGGCCGCCGCGAGGCGCCCGGGGACAGAACCCGGCTTACAGGCCGTCTGGTCCTAATTACTCTACCTACGATACGATGTACGAAGGCGAAGAGGGGGCCCGGATGGGGTTCTACATTTACTTATTCGGGCCGATTGTCGTGTCTTCTGTCCTCGGCATCGCATTTGGTGTCATCTACAGGCGCAAGGCCGATCGGAATTACAAGGCCGCTCAGCTTGGCCTCGCCAAGTTAATGCAGGATCAGCGGCCAACCGATGCGTCGGTCGTTCGCCTGTTCGAAGATCATGAGCACCGGTTGATCGAGAGTAATGGTCGGGAATTGGTGTTTTCGCCCAGGCCCTTCGAAACATGGTCGACCGCAGCCTTGTTAGGCTGGTCGCTCATTCTGTGCGGTGGCCCGATCATCTTTGTAGGTCTTATGTATTTAACCGGTCGCCCTGATCAGCGTGTCATCGTTGATCTCGCTGCTCTTTTGGCCAACGGGTAACGCCGCCCGGATTCCCCCGATCCGCCCCAAAAATGCCCCCATGCCCGCAAAATTAGGCCCGCTTCGGGGGCTTTAATCGTCCCATATCGGAACTTTTTTGACCCGGCCCCGGATGCCGGCGGCCCGTGGCGGCTGTGCGCGCCGGGCCGGGAAGCGGGGAAATCATGGTTTCATCTTCGTTAACGGCCGCGCTGTGGCCCGCCGAGGCCCATGGAATCCCAGGCCAATTCCATTGACGCCCATGATATCCCATGATATCCCAAACATGCCCAAAGTGCGTGAATGGCGCAGTGTTTTCGGACGCCGGGCCGCACCTTGTCCTTACGGGCGGGGCGGTTATCGGGGGCCGGGGGCGGCGCCACTGAGGAATTCCGGGAGGGAATCACGGAATTCTTTTCGGTCGGAGGACCGGCGGACGCGGGTGCGGGGACGACGTCCGGAGTTGGGCGCGATCATCCCCGCCGAGCGGGAATCGGGCGAAAGCCCTAAGGGGGTAGCGGTGGCGCTGCTGGTCGGACGGCACGTCAACAGGATCGACAAGAAGGGACGGGTCAGCGTACCCAAGCCCTTCCGCGCGGCCCTGTCGCGCGGCCAGTCTGATGCCGACGCCTTTTCCGGCCTCTATGCCTTTCCGTCCTTCAAGTATCCGGCGCTCGAAGCCTGCGACGAGGCTTTCATGATGCGCCTCGCCGAAGGGCTCGAGAATCTCGATGTGTT
This window harbors:
- a CDS encoding DUF3750 domain-containing protein; this encodes MLKTKTLRTVAKGLFVLLVVGAAAGIGKHTVMADWRTASREPTGIAPDPAVTREAIVQVYAARAFSWRGIFGVHTWIAAKPTDAAAFTVYEIIGWRARHGGSALVITEKAPDQRWFGAEPEILADKRGAGVDDMIARIDAAARAYPHARTYTVWPGPNSNTFTAHVARAVPELALDLPPTAIGKDYLPGGGFAAKTPSGTGYQLSLFGLLGVMAGVEEGVEINILGLTFGIDPKDLAVKLPLAGRLGPS
- a CDS encoding TerB family tellurite resistance protein; translation: MSIWGKVVGGVAGFAMGGPLGALIGGIAGHMYDQKKAEEEALLSGGHAGADAQNEARQVAFTQAVIVLAAKMAKSDGAVSKDEILAFRRMFHVPPEDEAAVGKLFNEARKDATGYEPYAEQIAMMFAREPAVLEELLAALFHIAKADGAVHPGEMEFLRRTSLIFGFTPQGFERLKAMHLNEPKKADPYEILGVKRTDSDADIKKAYRQLIRENHPDKLMADGMPQEFIDLANDKMAAINAAYDQVKKERGL
- a CDS encoding N-acetylmuramoyl-L-alanine amidase, whose product is MPEIVIDPSPNCDERGPGFTVDMLVLHYTGMETAAAALDRLKDPKAEVSAHYLIDEDGTVHRLVDEKMRAWHAGVAHWRGRTDINARSIGIELVNPGHEWGYREFPEAQIRELEAVCFGVLTRHPIPARNVVGHSDVAPTRKTDPGELFPWQRLAGKGIGLWPGEADNLMMDRPVLADALREIGYDVTDFNAALKAFQRHFRPDRVTGRIDPETARRILGLVEVLRRDEDAVS